The following is a genomic window from Sphingorhabdus sp. Alg231-15.
CCATGGTCTGTCCATCATGCCACTCAAAGCGCTCGCTATCCGGATCATCGCCTGGTGCAATGATCCCGCCAGCATCGGCGACATAGCCTGTTTTCACGGCGTCAATGCCCAGCTTTTCATATAGCGCCATCGCATCTTCCAACTGTGCTTCATAGACTTTGATATTGCCGCCGGTCTCATGATGACCGATCAGGCGGACTCCCTTCTTGCGCGCATAGTCGGCAAGCCATTCAATATCGAAATCAGGATAGGTTTCGGTGAACGAATATTCCCGGCCATTGCCAAACCAATTGCCGTCCCAGCCCTTGTTCCAGCCTTCCACCAGCACGCCGCGAAAGCCGTGTTTAGCGGCAAAGTCGATATAACGTTTGGTATTGGCCGTCGTTGCGCCGTGCTTCTCACCAGAAGCCCAGCTGGCGGTGTCCAAATGCATTTCCCACCAGACACCGATATATTTGAACGGCTTTACCCAGCTGACATCGCCAAGCTTATTGGGTTCGTTGAGGTTCAATTCCAGGTCACTGTCATACAGGTTCGGTGCATCGGCTGCGATCCGGATGGTCCGCCACGGCGTCGTAAACGCGCCAGACCGTGTTACTCGTGCCTCACGACTGGATGGTGCCAAAGTCGAACGGAAACGTCGTCCCTCGACCCGTTTCAACCACATGCCAGCATAGTCGACCAGCGCTGCTTCATGAAAAGACAGGTGAGTGCCGTCCGCCAGTTTCATCGTAATTGGTGTGTGGGCCGATGAAACGCTTTCAATTGAAGTTTCGTGATAGAGATATTCGTAGCGGTTCCAGTCACCGGCGGGCGTCCACCAGGACACACCCTTTTGCGCGATCACAAATTCGGTACTCTCATTCGCAATCTTCCATGGCTTTCCGTCCGCTCGTGCAGGCAGTTCATAGCGAAAACCGATGCCGTCATCAAAAACCCGGAAACGGACGGTTAACTGGCGTTTTGCAGTTCCTTTGCTGCCGCCCATATCATGAACCCTGACGGCCAATTCATTATGACGATCTACCACCGTTGTGCGTTCGCCCCAGGGTAAATTCCATTGCGTATCCACTGTTTTGGTTTCGGCACCATCAAACGCGAAGCCCCGCGCCATTGGGATGGCATCGGTGAACTGAAAGCCCAGTTGCGATGGAGCAATGATCGCGTTGCTGCCTCTTGTGACCGCATATTGCACACGGCCTTCACCATTAATTTCTAACGAAACCTTGATCTGGCCATCCGGTGAGGTCACCGAGGCGATATCTTCTGCCAAGGCCGGTGCGGATAGAAATGCCACGATCAGCAGCAAGACGTTGCGGACGGGGGCGTTGACCACGGTTATTCTCCTTGGGTTTTGGACAGCACAATGCCGGAATATCCTGGCAGATTGCTGCTTGTGGCGTCATTCACTGAATGGACAAGAGCGCCGCCATCCTTGGCCCAGGTCAGATCATTGGGACCCATATTAAACGCGCAGATCAGCGTGTCGTTTCCGGCCTCACGTTCAAAGACCAGCAGATCGCCGTCGGCTTGGAGGACGTTCAATCGACCAGACCGCAACGCTTCGTGATTTTTGCGCAGCAAGACCAGCGTCTGGGTGAGATTTAGCAGGGATGACGGGTCAGCTTGCTGTTTGTCCACGGCCAGAGCATGATGATCATCCGATACCGGTAACCACGGCTGTGCTTCTGAAAAACCGCCATTAGGGACACCGGATTGCCACGGCATCGGGGTGCGTGCGCCATCGCGGCTCAGCGTCAACGGCCAGTTCGCAATCGCCTCAGGATCCTGGAGGTCCTCAAAGGCAATGTCGACCTGTGTAAGGCCCAGTTCTTCACCCTGATAGATGATGATCGTGCCGCGCAGTGCGACCAGCAGCAGCATCTTCATCCGGGCAAAAGCATCAGCATATTCCGGAGCGACCCAACGTGAAACAGCTCGCGGGGCATCGTGATTTTCGAATGCCCAGCTTGGCCAACCCACGCCCGGAATATCTGGCCATTGCTCAACCGCCTCTCGCACTAGGCGAGGGGTTAAAGCATCGGCGTAGAGAAAATTGAAACCGTAAGCACTGTTGAGATGGGTTTCACTCGCAGTGAACAATTTCATCTCCCGCTCGGCATCATCACCACCGACTTCGGCGACGGTAAAACAGCCGTCATATTCGTCGGTGAGCGCTCGGATACGTTCCACAAATGCTGGAATATCCGGGTGCGATTGATTGTAGAGTCGCCGCTGAAAATCAAAAGAGCGTGTGCGTTTTTTGTTCGATGGTGTCGCTGGGGGGTTGTCGCGCAATTCAGGATCATGCATCGCAAAATTCAGCGCGTCGATGCGAAAACCATCGACACCGCGGTCAAGCCAGAAACGGCCTACGCCGAGCAACGCCTCCTGCAATTCCGCGTTGTGACCATTAAGTTGTGGCTGGCTGGTAAGGAAATTGTGCAGATAATACTGTCCACGCCGAGCATCCCACGT
Proteins encoded in this region:
- a CDS encoding alpha-amylase family glycosyl hydrolase, which codes for MTDINPETATPWWKGATIYQIYPRSFADSNGDGIGDLAGITARLDYIAKLGADAIWLSPFFKSPMKDFGYDVADYCDVDPIFGTLADFDALIKRAHELNLRITIDQVYSHTSDQHAWFAESRSSKDNPKADWYVWADAKPDGSPPTNWQSVFGGPAWTWDARRGQYYLHNFLTSQPQLNGHNAELQEALLGVGRFWLDRGVDGFRIDALNFAMHDPELRDNPPATPSNKKRTRSFDFQRRLYNQSHPDIPAFVERIRALTDEYDGCFTVAEVGGDDAEREMKLFTASETHLNSAYGFNFLYADALTPRLVREAVEQWPDIPGVGWPSWAFENHDAPRAVSRWVAPEYADAFARMKMLLLVALRGTIIIYQGEELGLTQVDIAFEDLQDPEAIANWPLTLSRDGARTPMPWQSGVPNGGFSEAQPWLPVSDDHHALAVDKQQADPSSLLNLTQTLVLLRKNHEALRSGRLNVLQADGDLLVFEREAGNDTLICAFNMGPNDLTWAKDGGALVHSVNDATSSNLPGYSGIVLSKTQGE
- a CDS encoding glycoside hydrolase family 97 protein translates to MVNAPVRNVLLLIVAFLSAPALAEDIASVTSPDGQIKVSLEINGEGRVQYAVTRGSNAIIAPSQLGFQFTDAIPMARGFAFDGAETKTVDTQWNLPWGERTTVVDRHNELAVRVHDMGGSKGTAKRQLTVRFRVFDDGIGFRYELPARADGKPWKIANESTEFVIAQKGVSWWTPAGDWNRYEYLYHETSIESVSSAHTPITMKLADGTHLSFHEAALVDYAGMWLKRVEGRRFRSTLAPSSREARVTRSGAFTTPWRTIRIAADAPNLYDSDLELNLNEPNKLGDVSWVKPFKYIGVWWEMHLDTASWASGEKHGATTANTKRYIDFAAKHGFRGVLVEGWNKGWDGNWFGNGREYSFTETYPDFDIEWLADYARKKGVRLIGHHETGGNIKVYEAQLEDAMALYEKLGIDAVKTGYVADAGGIIAPGDDPDSERFEWHDGQTMVRHHLKVVETAAKHKVAVNPHEPIKDTGLRRTYPNWVSREGARGMEYQAWGEPGNGPSHVPTMIFTRMLSGPMDYTPGVFSLKGRDGRDLESTLARQLALYVVLYSPIQMAADLPENLAKYPEELAFLEQVPVDWAETKTVAGEVGDYAVIARKDKASEDWYVGGVTDEEARNMMIDLSFLTEGTDYVATLWRDGDKADYRTAARHDIEIDSRNVTAKDELPVRIAPGGGFAIRLTPAN